One window of Bos indicus isolate NIAB-ARS_2022 breed Sahiwal x Tharparkar chromosome 18, NIAB-ARS_B.indTharparkar_mat_pri_1.0, whole genome shotgun sequence genomic DNA carries:
- the PNMA8C gene encoding LOW QUALITY PROTEIN: paraneoplastic antigen-like protein 8C (The sequence of the model RefSeq protein was modified relative to this genomic sequence to represent the inferred CDS: substituted 3 bases at 3 genomic stop codons): MDNFLIPEAAQVCTSRLGELGKMLFGGKDIALLQHGCQALEVNSYKFLMIRGIPEDCNHEKFEEIISPPPPPXNFEVAGKAFVAATFRLAEGINYAMIPGEIKSNGRTWSLVYMPRKQFLTKPTLFLQSEAGMVEDVSGILRQELRPTVMGPKELPARKCYVXGPGKKPGAGTTNXVVEVPPLDSPEKESKAGDGKKGKGKHKKNRQHHASDKEW; this comes from the coding sequence ATGGATAATTTTTTGATCCCCGAGGCAGCTCAGGTGTGCACCAGCAGACTTGGAGAGCTGGGCAAGATGCTGTTTGGGGGCAAGGACATTGCACTGTTGCAGCATGGGTGCCAGGCCCTTGAGGTGAACAGTTACAAGTTCCTGATGATCCGAGGTATCCCGGAAGACTGCAATCATGAGAAGTTTGAAGAGATCAtaagccccccgcccccaccctaaAACTTTGAAGTGGCTGGAAAGGCCTTTGTGGCAGCCACCTTTAGGCTGGCTGAGGGCATCAATTACGCCATGATCCCCGGGGAAATCAAGAGCAACGGCAGAACATGGAGCTTGGTCTACATGCCTCGGAAGCAGTTCCTGACCAAGCCGACCCTCTTCCTGCAGAGCGAGGCGGGGATGGTAGAGGATGTGTCCGGGATCCTGAGACAGGAACTGCGTCCAACAGTGATGGGCCCCAAAGAGCTTCCTGCCAGGAAGTGCTATGTGTAGGGGCCAGGGAAGAAGCCGGGGGCCGGGACCACCAACTGAGTGGTCGAAGTGCCACCTCTGGACTCCCCAGAGAAGGAGAGCAAGGCTGGAGATGGCAAGAAAGGCAAGGGGAAGCACAAGAAAAATCGACAGCACCACGCATCTGACAAGGAGTGGTGA